In Oncorhynchus tshawytscha isolate Ot180627B unplaced genomic scaffold, Otsh_v2.0 Un_scaffold_4246_pilon_pilon, whole genome shotgun sequence, a genomic segment contains:
- the LOC112253649 gene encoding cytochrome b-245 heavy chain-like isoform X1 yields MGNFAANEGLSVFVILVWLGINAYLFVQFYMNFLTERWFYTRVLLGDALSWARAPAACLNFNCMLILLPVCRNLLSFLRGSIQCCSRTAARQLDRNITFHKLVAYMIAFHTAVHIIAHLFNFEWFMGAQLYRNSSSLPFVLSQIGTGDNASYLNPIRTDQTNPTIVMFTTIAGLTGVVITLALILIITSSMEVIRRSYFEVFWYTHHLFIIFFIGLVFHGFGRIVRGQTATSLLENKPSQCKDQFESWGMNGTFCPKPEFAGNPPMTWKWVVGPMILYVCERLVRFYRSQQKVVITKVVMHPSKTLELQMKRKGFSMEVGQYVFMQCPCVSQLEWHPFTLTSAPEEDHFSVHIRIVGDWTQGLYEACGGDKNETQEAWKLPKMAIDGPFGTASEDVFGYEVVMLVGAGIGVTPFASVLKSVWYKHIQENQNVFTKKIYFYWLCPETQAFEWFADLLQSLEGQMTEKGMVDFLSYNIYLTRWKETEAAHFRVHHEAENDPITGLKQKTLYGKPNWDNEFTTIGTKHPEKKVGVFLCGPTQLADVLEKQCLSHSEAGVKFIFNKENF; encoded by the exons ATGGGCAACTTTGCTGCCAACGAGGGACTTTCGGTCTTTGTCATT CTGGTATGGCTGGGAATCAACGCTTACCTGTTTGTCCAGTTCTAcatgaacttcctgactgagagATGGTTCTACACACGGGTCCTTCTTGGG GATGCCCTCTCCTGGGCCAGGGCTCCTGCAGCCTGTCTCAACTTTAACTGTATGCTTATTCTGCTGCCAGTCTGCCGGAACCTTCTGTCCTTCCTGCGCGGCTCCATTCAG TGTTGCAGTCGCACAGCAGCTCGACAACTGGACAGAAACATCACCTTTCACAAGCTGGTAGCTTACATGATAGCATTTCACACAG CGGTCCACATCATCGCCCACCTGTTTAACTTTGAGTGGTTCATGGGAGCCCAGCTGTACAGGAACAGCAGCTCTCTGCCCTTTGTGCTGTCCCAGATTGGCACCGGAGACAATGCCTCCTACCTAAACCCCATCAGGACTGACCAGACC AACCCAACCATAGTGATGTTCACTACCATCGCGGGGTTAACGGGCGTGGTCATCACCTTGGCCCTCATCCTCATCATTACAtcatccatggaggtcatccgCAGGTCATACTTCGAGGTTTTCTGGTACACCCATCACCTCTTCATCATCTTCTTCATCGGACTCGTCTTCCACGGCTTCGG GCGAATTGTCCGAGGGCAGACCGCTACAAGTCTCCTGGAGAACAAGCCATCGCAGTGTAAAGATCAGTTTGAGTCATGGGGAATGAACGGGACCTTCTGCCCTAAGCCAGAGTTTGCTGGGAACCCTCCTATG ACATGGAAGTGGGTGGTGGGGCCTATGAtcttgtatgtgtgtgagagactggTCCGATTCTACCGCTCCCAACAGAAGGTGGTCATCACCAAG GTGGTGATGCACCCGTCCAAGACCCTGGAGCTCCAGATGAAGAGGAAGGGCTTCAGCATGGAGGTCGGCCAGTACGTCTTCATGCAGTGTCCCTGCGTCTCCCAGCTGGAGTGGCATCCCTTCACCCTCACCTCCGCCCCCGAGGAGGATCACTTCAGCGTCCACATCCGTATCGTGGGTGACTGGACCCAGGGCCTGTACGAGGCCTGCGGAGGGGACAAGAACGAGACCCAGGAGGCATGGAAACTGCCCAA AATGGCGATAGATGGCCCGTTTGGTACGGCCAGTGAGGACGTGTTCGGCTATGAGGTGGTCATGCTGGTGGGTGCTGGCATCGGGGTCACCCCCTTCGCCTCCGTCCTCAAGTCAGTGTGGTACAAACACATCCAGGAGAACCAGAACGTCTTCACCAAGAAG ATCTACTTCTATTGGCTGTGTCCTGAGACCCAGGCGTTTGAGTGGTTTGCTGACCTGCTGCAGTCTCTGGAGGGACAGATGACAGAGAAAGGCATGGTGGACTTCCTCAGCTACAACATCTACCTGACCCGCTGGAAAGAGACCGAG gCTGCTCACTTCAGAGTTCACCATGAGGCAGAGAATGACCCTATCACAGGGCTGAAGCAGAAGACTCTGTATGGGAAACCTAACTGGGACAATGAGTTTACTACTATTGGGACAAAGCATCCAGA GAAAAAAGTAGGAGTGTTCCTGTGTGGTCCCACCCAGCTGGCTGACGTCTTGGAGAAGCAGTGCCTGTCTCACTCTGAGGCTGGTGTCAAGTTCATCTTCAACAAGGAAAACTTCTGA
- the LOC112253649 gene encoding cytochrome b-245 heavy chain-like isoform X2, with translation MLILLPVCRNLLSFLRGSIQCCSRTAARQLDRNITFHKLVAYMIAFHTAVHIIAHLFNFEWFMGAQLYRNSSSLPFVLSQIGTGDNASYLNPIRTDQTNPTIVMFTTIAGLTGVVITLALILIITSSMEVIRRSYFEVFWYTHHLFIIFFIGLVFHGFGRIVRGQTATSLLENKPSQCKDQFESWGMNGTFCPKPEFAGNPPMTWKWVVGPMILYVCERLVRFYRSQQKVVITKVVMHPSKTLELQMKRKGFSMEVGQYVFMQCPCVSQLEWHPFTLTSAPEEDHFSVHIRIVGDWTQGLYEACGGDKNETQEAWKLPKMAIDGPFGTASEDVFGYEVVMLVGAGIGVTPFASVLKSVWYKHIQENQNVFTKKIYFYWLCPETQAFEWFADLLQSLEGQMTEKGMVDFLSYNIYLTRWKETEAAHFRVHHEAENDPITGLKQKTLYGKPNWDNEFTTIGTKHPEKKVGVFLCGPTQLADVLEKQCLSHSEAGVKFIFNKENF, from the exons ATGCTTATTCTGCTGCCAGTCTGCCGGAACCTTCTGTCCTTCCTGCGCGGCTCCATTCAG TGTTGCAGTCGCACAGCAGCTCGACAACTGGACAGAAACATCACCTTTCACAAGCTGGTAGCTTACATGATAGCATTTCACACAG CGGTCCACATCATCGCCCACCTGTTTAACTTTGAGTGGTTCATGGGAGCCCAGCTGTACAGGAACAGCAGCTCTCTGCCCTTTGTGCTGTCCCAGATTGGCACCGGAGACAATGCCTCCTACCTAAACCCCATCAGGACTGACCAGACC AACCCAACCATAGTGATGTTCACTACCATCGCGGGGTTAACGGGCGTGGTCATCACCTTGGCCCTCATCCTCATCATTACAtcatccatggaggtcatccgCAGGTCATACTTCGAGGTTTTCTGGTACACCCATCACCTCTTCATCATCTTCTTCATCGGACTCGTCTTCCACGGCTTCGG GCGAATTGTCCGAGGGCAGACCGCTACAAGTCTCCTGGAGAACAAGCCATCGCAGTGTAAAGATCAGTTTGAGTCATGGGGAATGAACGGGACCTTCTGCCCTAAGCCAGAGTTTGCTGGGAACCCTCCTATG ACATGGAAGTGGGTGGTGGGGCCTATGAtcttgtatgtgtgtgagagactggTCCGATTCTACCGCTCCCAACAGAAGGTGGTCATCACCAAG GTGGTGATGCACCCGTCCAAGACCCTGGAGCTCCAGATGAAGAGGAAGGGCTTCAGCATGGAGGTCGGCCAGTACGTCTTCATGCAGTGTCCCTGCGTCTCCCAGCTGGAGTGGCATCCCTTCACCCTCACCTCCGCCCCCGAGGAGGATCACTTCAGCGTCCACATCCGTATCGTGGGTGACTGGACCCAGGGCCTGTACGAGGCCTGCGGAGGGGACAAGAACGAGACCCAGGAGGCATGGAAACTGCCCAA AATGGCGATAGATGGCCCGTTTGGTACGGCCAGTGAGGACGTGTTCGGCTATGAGGTGGTCATGCTGGTGGGTGCTGGCATCGGGGTCACCCCCTTCGCCTCCGTCCTCAAGTCAGTGTGGTACAAACACATCCAGGAGAACCAGAACGTCTTCACCAAGAAG ATCTACTTCTATTGGCTGTGTCCTGAGACCCAGGCGTTTGAGTGGTTTGCTGACCTGCTGCAGTCTCTGGAGGGACAGATGACAGAGAAAGGCATGGTGGACTTCCTCAGCTACAACATCTACCTGACCCGCTGGAAAGAGACCGAG gCTGCTCACTTCAGAGTTCACCATGAGGCAGAGAATGACCCTATCACAGGGCTGAAGCAGAAGACTCTGTATGGGAAACCTAACTGGGACAATGAGTTTACTACTATTGGGACAAAGCATCCAGA GAAAAAAGTAGGAGTGTTCCTGTGTGGTCCCACCCAGCTGGCTGACGTCTTGGAGAAGCAGTGCCTGTCTCACTCTGAGGCTGGTGTCAAGTTCATCTTCAACAAGGAAAACTTCTGA
- the LOC112253647 gene encoding dynein light chain Tctex-type 3, with amino-acid sequence MEEFSGEEGSFNSEEASNSVKECIQSIIGEESYRQDTVNQWTAKIVEQALTLLVKQTKSYKYIVSCAVMQKSGAGLHTANSCYWDTVTDGSCTVKWENRTMYCVVSVFAVALTP; translated from the exons ATGGAGGAATTTTCTGGTGAAGAG GGCTCTTTCAACTCTGAAGAGGCCAGTAACTCCGTGAAAGAG TGTATTCAGAGTATCATTGGAGAAGAGAGCTACAGACAGGACACTGTGAACCAGTGGACAGCCAAGATTGTGGAGCAAGCCCTCACCCTGCTGGTCAAACAGACTAAGTCATACAAGTACATTG ttagcTGTGCTGTCATGCAGAAGAGTGGTGCTGGTCTCCACACAGCTAACTCCTGCTACTGGGACACTGTTACTGATG GGAGCTGCACAGTGAAATGGGAGAACCGCACCATGTACtgtgtggtcagtgtgtttgCTGTGGCCTTAACCCCCtag